The following are from one region of the Muntiacus reevesi chromosome 3, mMunRee1.1, whole genome shotgun sequence genome:
- the MED18 gene encoding mediator of RNA polymerase II transcription subunit 18, translating to MEAPPVTMMPVTGGTINMMEYLLQGSVLDHSLESLIHRLRGLCDNMEPETFVDHEMVFLLKGQQASPFVLRARRSLDRTGAPWHLRYLGQPEMGDKNRHALVRNCVDIATSENLTDFLMEMGFRMDHEFVARGHLFRKGIMKVVVYKVFRILAPGNAENTEALSLSYLVELSVVAPAGQDVVSDDMRNFAEQLKPLVHLEKIDPKRLM from the exons ATGGAGGCACCTCCAGTCACCATGATGCCTGTCACGGGGGGCACCATTAACATGATGGAGTACCTGCTGCAGG gaagtGTTTTAGATCACAGCTTGGAAAGCCTCATCCACCGCCTTCGTGGTTTATGTGACAACATGGAGCCCGAGACTTTTGTTGACCACGAGATGGTATTCCTCCTTAAGGGCCAGCAGGCCAGTCCATTTGTTCTAAGGGCCCGACGCTCTCTGGATAGGACAGGGGCACCCTGGCATCTTCGCTACCTGGGGCAGCCAGAGATGGGAGACAAGAACCGCCATGCCCTGGTGCGGAACTGCGTGGACATTGCAACATCTGAGAACCTCACTGACTTCCTCATGGAGATGGGCTTTCGCATGGACCACGAGTTTGTTGCCCGGGGACACTTGTTCCGGAAAGGCATCATGAAGGTCGTGGTGTACAAGGTCTTCCGCATCCTGGCGCCAGGGAACGCGGAAAACACTGAGGCCCTGTCACTGTCCTATCTCGTGGAGCTAAGCGTTGTTGCACCAGCTGGGCAGGACGTGGTCTCTGATGACATGAGGAACTTTGCGGAGCAGCTGAAACCTCTGGTTCACCTAGAGAAAATAGACCCCAAAAGGCTCATGTGA